The Primulina huaijiensis isolate GDHJ02 chromosome 6, ASM1229523v2, whole genome shotgun sequence genomic sequence CAGAGAGTCCTAAAAGAGAGAATTCAAGATATTGCTGATAAGAAAGGCATTAAGTTGAGATTCTGCACTTTGAAGGAATGTGCAAATCGCATTCAGTCACTTGAGAGTCCGTGTGCAAATATAAGGATGGAGATTGGATGGCCACTTGGAGTTCCATTTGTTCATCCGCATGATCTCCCTAACAAGGCAAAGATTGGGTTGCTTGAAACCTATGAGCCTGGATGGTCCGAAGTATCAAATAAGCTTAACGAAACGCATAATGCCATCTCCATAACCTGTGACTTCTTCTGACTTTGATTTTGTCAATTTGTTGATCATGCTATGTTATCTTCCATCTCCGAGTGCATGTTTTCCTCTAAACTGCGCTCCTGTCTCTGAAATTCAAATTGTGATACTTAATTTTCCCTTTGCTTCTGCTTTCCATTTATAAAGAGGCAATGCCTTATTTTTGGTAAACGTAACATGCAAATTTTGAATGGTGCTGCAGGTTAAACTTGTACATGGATACAGAGAATGAGTTCGATGTGAACTTTCTTGAATTTGAACGTATGAAAACTATCCTGATTTTAGATTCTAATGACCTCATCAATGGCTTTCCTGTAGTGCCTTTTGGAGTTTCAGTTTCCGTAACTATTCAGACACTGAAAGCCTGTTCTACTTCTGCTATGATGATTATATATTGGCCCTGTTACGCGATTCAAATGCTTATCCGGACACGGTAGGTCTCATGTTGTAACACTTTCACCGAGGTTGATCGGTTTTTATCCCACCTGAATTTTCAACTCTCATTTCTGTCGATTTGTTTTGCAGGACT encodes the following:
- the LOC140978103 gene encoding uncharacterized protein; the protein is MAWKKNISRDKPLPPSKRLRLEAQRVLKERIQDIADKKGIKLRFCTLKECANRIQSLESPCANIRMEIGWPLGVPFVHPHDLPNKAKIGLLETYEPGWSEVSNKLNETHNAISITLPFGVSVSVTIQTLKACSTSAMMIIYWPCYAIQMLIRTRTWLFYSLGHHSDTAWHQLYARAEAAFSSPGIEYM